From the genome of Streptomyces spororaveus:
CGCCCACCGCGTACGGAGCCGAGAACATGTCGACCTGGGTGCTGTTGATCCACAGGCCGGCATCGTTGAGCGTGTACTCGGACCAGTTGAACAGGACGTTGCGGTTGGGGTCGGAGGGGTTCTGCACGGCAGGCTGCACCAGGCCGCCGGTGCTGAGCTTGAAGACGATCTTCTGGCCTATGGAGAAGTAGACGCGTCCGGAGAACTTGGGTATGCGGATCGTCTTGGTCTGCCCGCTGGCCGGACCCGCGATCGACGCGTCGGGCGCGGGGGTGGGGGGATTGCCTCCCACGGGCCAGGGGTGGAATCCGCCGTTGGCGTCGGCCCAGCCCTGCCGGCCGGTCGTGAGCTGCGTGCCCAGGTTGTACACGTATACCGGCTCGCTGCGTCCCGAGTTGTTCTTGATCGTGAGCGGGATGGTGGCCGGTACGGCCTCTGCGGCCGACAGTGGACCGACCGCCATCAGGCCGGCGGCGACCGCGAGCGCCGAGAGCCCGGACGCCAGCACTTTCGATAAGCGGAACACGACTTTCCTCCTTGTGGGGCACCTTGCAGTGGGGGGAGGTGCGGTGCTCTCGATGGCCTGGGTATTGACGGCTGAGAGCGCTCTCAGCTTCGATCTGCGTTCAAGTCCTGTCAATGGCAGGTCCGGTTCTGCTCTAAAACGGCGCAGGCGCTTGCGTGAACCTCTCCGAGACGTCCCCGACGAGGTCGATCCCCTCGGGGTGCAGTGTCATGACGGGAGCGCCGGGTGACAGGTCGAAGCGGTCGATCTCGGCCCACAAGAGGTTCGGACTGGTGGACAGTTCGAAGAAGTACCGCTTGCGGGTGAGGTCGCAGACGGTGCGGTACTCGGTGTTGTAGGTCCGGAACCTTCCCTCCCGGTACGGCGCGCCGAACGGCACCGAGGCGTTGCGAGTGACGGCCAGGATTCCGGCGACCGCCTGCCGGTCGTCCGCCGGCTCGGGCAGCAGTGCGCTGAAGTAGGCGGCGCGCTGGAAGCGGTCGACCGCGTTGACGTTTCCGGGCAGGGGTACATCGCTGCTCGGCCGGTCGTGGCCGAGCACCTGCACGGCGCGCACCTTTTCCCGCAGCAGGCGCAGTTGTTCCTCGTAGGAGGGTTCGTTCGTCATGATCGTGTAGCTGCGGTCGTGGTGCACCCGCCGCCGACCCTCGATGTACTCGATGATCGCGGAGTCGCCGGACCCGTCCTCCAGGGCCACGTGCACCGAGGCCCGGAAGCCGCGCAGCTCGACCGGTACGAGTTGGCAGGCGTCGAGCAGGCCCAGGGCTTCCTGCACGGTCTGGGCACCGTCCAGCAGGTACTGGATCCACAGGGCGATCTGGAGGCCCGGCCTGCCGGGGTCACGGGGGCCGAGGTCGGTGCTGTCCAGGTACAGCATGTGCGCCGCGAGGCCGGCCTCGTTGAGGCCGTCGGCCGTTCCGGCACCGTAGACGGTCGTCACCAGGCTGCCGAATCTGCTGGTCCACAGCAGGGGGTTGTCGCCGACGACGGTGGTGTCCCCCAGTCGGCCGCCGTTGCGCTCAAGCCCTCGGGGGAAGACCGTCAGGACCGGCTCGGTCGATTCCGGCCAGTCCATCGTCCGGCCCGCGAGGACGGCGTGGTTGTTGGTGTTCCACAAGATCCGCGTACACATGGGGAATCCCTCTCTACGTGAGCCGTACGCATCGGCTCGCGGCCGAGGCGTGTACCCCGGGGACACGGCTCGTACTGTCCGAAAGAGACGGCCTATCCGGTGGGCCGCGACCGGGCGTGGGCCCGGTCGCGGAACCACGCGCACACCCCCACCAGCACCGCCACCCCCACGCCGTACACCGGCAGCCACAGGGTCGTCGTGGCCGCCAGGCACTCCGCAACAGCCTTACGGGCCTGGTCCGCCTGTACGAACGCCAAGGCCGCCCCGTCACTGCCGGCCAGGTTCCCGAGGCCGGCCTCCACCTGCAGGGCCTGGTACCTGCCCACCAGCACGCAGTCGCCGCGCGTCGCCGGCATCGGGAACAGCCAGGCTCGGCGCTGCAGGAGCGGGGCGAGTGCGATCGCCACGCACAGGCCGACGACCAGCGAGTACGCGACGAGGCCGCGCAGGTACGGGGAGCGGATGTCCGGGTTCCACTCCGCCCGCCGCTGGAAGGCGAGCATCACCGCGAGCAGCGTCACCCCGATGAACGTGGCGAACCACTGCCACGAACCCTGGGCGAGTGCGAACGTCAGCACCGCGGCGAGTCCGATGCCGATGACCCCGGGAGCGGGAATGCCATCGCCTGCTGCGGCGGTCACGGGCCTCGGGGTCACTCCCGGTCCGGATTCACGCACGGGCCTCTCCTGCGGGGCGGGGAGGCCCAGCATGCGCCGCGGGGCGCCGCGGCCCGGGGCGCCATGCCGTACGC
Proteins encoded in this window:
- a CDS encoding linear amide C-N hydrolase — its product is MCTRILWNTNNHAVLAGRTMDWPESTEPVLTVFPRGLERNGGRLGDTTVVGDNPLLWTSRFGSLVTTVYGAGTADGLNEAGLAAHMLYLDSTDLGPRDPGRPGLQIALWIQYLLDGAQTVQEALGLLDACQLVPVELRGFRASVHVALEDGSGDSAIIEYIEGRRRVHHDRSYTIMTNEPSYEEQLRLLREKVRAVQVLGHDRPSSDVPLPGNVNAVDRFQRAAYFSALLPEPADDRQAVAGILAVTRNASVPFGAPYREGRFRTYNTEYRTVCDLTRKRYFFELSTSPNLLWAEIDRFDLSPGAPVMTLHPEGIDLVGDVSERFTQAPAPF